Within the Thermus albus genome, the region GAAGCGGGTGCCCTATGTGGCCGTGCGCCTGGGCCGGCTGGAAAGGCGGGCCGAGGGGTTCGTGGAAAAAGGGGTGGACATCCAGATCGCCATTGACATCCTGCGCCTGGCCTATGCCGACGCCTACGACGTGGCGGTTTTGGTCTCCGGAGACGGGGATTTCGCCGAGGTGGTCAGGGTGGTCCAGGATATGGGCAAGCAGGTGGAGAACACCACCTTCCACGCCCTTTCCTCCCACCGCCTAGCCCAACAGGCAGACCGTTTTTATCCCCTGGACGACTTCCCCTGGGAACGCCTAAGGGCGCCAAGCCTCCCTTCCGCCCCGGAAAGCGGTGAATAAACCTGGGCCTCAGGTTATGCCACCCCACCCTGACGCAAGCCAAGGTAGGGTGGCATTAGGCATCACGCTTCCCTAGGGCCCAGCCTAAAGCCCGGGTAGGGATGGGTCTAAAGAAGCTCCTCCGAACGAAAGAAAAGGGCGATTTCCCGCTCGGCATCCTCGAGGTTCGCCGAGCCGTGGATCACGTTCTCGTCAATGGTGGTGGCGAAGTCCCCACGGATGGTGCCCGGAAGGGCGTCCTTGGGGTGGGTGGCCCCCATCATCTTCCGTACCTCGGCCACCACGTTGGGCCCTTCCAGGACCATGGCTACCACAGGGCCCGAGGTGATGAAGCTCACCAACCCAGGAAAGAAGGGTTTCTCCCGGTGCTCGGCGTAATGCCTTTCCGCCAGCTCCTGGGAGATCTGGACAAGCTTGAGCCCCACGATGCGAAAGCCTTTCCGCTCAAAGCGGGCAAGGATCTCCCCCACCAAACCCCTGCGCACGCCATCGGGTTTCACCATGACAAAGGTCCGCTCCATACCCCTAGGAGTTTAGCAGGTCTAAGGCCTTTTGAAGTAGCCCAGCAGGATGTAAGCCACCACCACCACCCAGAGGAGCACCAGGAGGGCATCCCGCCAGTTCAGGCGCACCCGGGGGCGCTCCGGTTCCAGGACCTGGGTGGGGAGTTCCTCGGGCTCCTCCCCCAGCTTGAGGCGCACCGGCGCACCCCCCGCCGCCTCGAGGGGCAAGGCATAGGGACGAGCCCCCTGGGGAAGCTCCTCGGGGAGGCGCACCACGATGGCACTTATGTTGTCCGGCCCCCCCCACTCGTTGGCCAAGGCCACAAGCCGCCTGGCCGCCTCCTCAGGGGGGAAGTTCTTCAGGACCTCCCCCAGAGTACGGTCCTCCAAGACCCCGGAAAGGCCATCGCTGCACAGCAAAAGCACGTCCCCTGGTTCCAGCTTAAGGCCCATAAGGTCCACCCGGGCCTGGGGAAAGGAACCCAGGGCATTGGTGATCACGTTGCGCCAGCGGTGGGCCTTGGCCTCCTCGGGGCTTAGGAGGCCCTGGCGCACCCTTTCCGCCACCCAGGAATGGTCCTCGGTGAGGAGGGTGAGCTCCCCTTTCCGGAGGAGGTAGGCCCTCGAGTCCCCCACGTGGGCGATCAGGGCATAGGGTAGGTCCAGAAGGAGGCAGGTGGCGGTGGTGCCCATGCCCCGGTTCTCGGGGCGCTGGGCTTCTTGGTAAATGCGCTCGTTGGCCTTTTCAAAGGCCTGAAGTAAGGCTTTGGGGCTGGGCTCCATCCCCTGCAGGTGGCTCAAAATGACCTCCACCGCCAGCCTGGCCGCCACCTCCCCCGTGCGGTGCCCTCCCATCCCGTCCGCCACCACGAAGACCCCACCCCAGGGGGTGAGGGCGTGGCCCAAGGCGTCCTCATTCTTGGGACGCTTCAGGCCAGGGTGGGTTTCCAGGGCGAAGGCCAGGCCGGGCACAGGGGGATTTTACCGCAGGCGCCTTCCATCCGTGGACAAAGAGGGGAAAGGGATGCTATGCTGGACAAAAAGGAGGTAGGTATGGCCCGAGGTTGGTTTCTCTTAGGAGGTTGGTTTCTCTTAGGGGGCTTAGCCTTATTGGTATCCTGCGCTCCCAGACTGGTCCTTGAACCCACCGTGCCCTTGCCCCAAGTGGACGTGGGAAAAGTTCCGGTTACGGTTCCCCAATGGGTGCTCCCAGGCAACCCGCTGCCTTTCGCCGACGACTTTGAGTCCTACCCGGTGGGTGCCGTCCTGACGGCGGTGGCTCCCAACCTGTATGGTCTACTGGGGGGAAAGGAAGCCCGCTTCACCATCACGGAAGCCCTGAATCCCCAGAACGCCATAACCCGGGCCGTCCGTCTGGCATGGTTTGGTGGTGCCTTTCTCACAACAGGTGCGAGGAACTGGACTGACTACCAGGTTCGCCTAGAAGTGAAGTCTTTGGGGAATTTCTACTGGGGCTCTGCTGGTTTCCGCCTTTGGGTATATGTGGACTCCACGGGAGCCCGAGCCTTGGAGTTCCTCTTTGGCAGGGATGGTCTAGAACTCACCAAAGTTCTCGGGGAACAGCGACAGGTGGTAGCGAAAAGGCCTGAGCTGAGGGAAGCCGGACGGCGATTTCTTACGGATACCCAGTGGCACCGTTTTACCATCCTGGCTCGGGCCACGGGGGAGGTGCGGTTCAGCATGGACGGGACAGAACTCCTCTCCTGGCAAGACCCCGACTTCCGTCAAGGGGGATTGGGCTTTGGGGTCCACGACCCCGACCTGGTGCTGTACCTGGATAACTTGGAGGTTACCCCCCTCTCCGAACCCCCGAAGGCCCCTTAGGCCTGTATGGCCTTGACGCATACTGCATAATGCGGTAACCTTAAGATAAGCCCGGGCCCAAAAGCCCGGCCTTTTGCTTTGGGTTGCTTGGCCCGCAGGGCCAACACACGGAGGGCGCCATGCGCTTTGAGAAAATCGCCCCCTACACTTACCGCATCCCCCGTCAGGGGAAGATGCGGGTGGATGCGGTCTTCTTCGCCTCGGAGGAGATTCTTAAGGACCTCGAGGGGGAAAACTACGCCTCCCTGCAGCAGCTCATGAACGTGGCCACCCTGCCGGGGATCGTGGAGCCCGCCTTAGCCATGCCCGACA harbors:
- a CDS encoding NYN domain-containing protein, with translation MERVAIFIDGSNLYKGLVQHLGSDYRLNFVEFITLLTAGRKLLRAYYYNAPLPPEDPAAKAHQSFLNYLKRVPYVAVRLGRLERRAEGFVEKGVDIQIAIDILRLAYADAYDVAVLVSGDGDFAEVVRVVQDMGKQVENTTFHALSSHRLAQQADRFYPLDDFPWERLRAPSLPSAPESGE
- the ndk gene encoding nucleoside-diphosphate kinase; the encoded protein is MERTFVMVKPDGVRRGLVGEILARFERKGFRIVGLKLVQISQELAERHYAEHREKPFFPGLVSFITSGPVVAMVLEGPNVVAEVRKMMGATHPKDALPGTIRGDFATTIDENVIHGSANLEDAEREIALFFRSEELL
- a CDS encoding PP2C family protein-serine/threonine phosphatase; the encoded protein is MPGLAFALETHPGLKRPKNEDALGHALTPWGGVFVVADGMGGHRTGEVAARLAVEVILSHLQGMEPSPKALLQAFEKANERIYQEAQRPENRGMGTTATCLLLDLPYALIAHVGDSRAYLLRKGELTLLTEDHSWVAERVRQGLLSPEEAKAHRWRNVITNALGSFPQARVDLMGLKLEPGDVLLLCSDGLSGVLEDRTLGEVLKNFPPEEAARRLVALANEWGGPDNISAIVVRLPEELPQGARPYALPLEAAGGAPVRLKLGEEPEELPTQVLEPERPRVRLNWRDALLVLLWVVVVAYILLGYFKRP